One Bufo gargarizans isolate SCDJY-AF-19 chromosome 3, ASM1485885v1, whole genome shotgun sequence DNA segment encodes these proteins:
- the LOC122931269 gene encoding methyltransferase-like protein 7A isoform X3 produces the protein MPGIIFLLQFIMAVIMLPAHILNYFGIWDSFIRKRFPFFMNIFSDIYNKFMEDQKRRHFSNISDFSCDSKELRLLELGCGTGANFKFYPRGCKVTCLDVNPNFQKFLSKSQAENDHLTYDRFLVASADNMTPVADGSMDVVVCTLLTCSVLNTPAVLKEIQRVLRPVNSYCWIHWEE, from the coding sequence ATGCCTGGGATTATATTTCTTCTGCAGTTTATAATGGCTGTCATCATGCTGCCTGCTCACATCCTTAATTATTTCGGCATTTGGGATTCATTTATTAGGAAACGGTTTCCATTTTTCATGAACATTTTCTCTGACATCTACAACAAATTTATGGAGGATCAGAAAAGAAGACACTTTAGCAATATCTCTGACTTTTCATGCGATTCCAAAGAGCTCAGGCTCCTAGAGCTTGGCTGTGGCACAGGTGCAAACTTCAAATTTTATCCCAGGGGCTGCAAAGTGACCTGCTTGGATGTCAACCCGAACTTCCAAAAGTTCCTGAGCAAAAGTCAAGCAGAAAATGACCACCTGACCTACGATCGCTTTTTGGTAGCATCTGCTGACAACATGACGCCTGTGGCTGATGGCTCTATGGATGTTGTTGTGTGCACGTTGCTGACTTGTTCTGTGCTTAACACACCAGCTGTACTGAAAGAGATCCAGAGAGTCCTCCGGCCG